From Alteromonas sp. RKMC-009, one genomic window encodes:
- a CDS encoding dioxygenase family protein: MTQSTEFNTRRKTLKSIASLAVATPVIMLTGCGGSGGSGTTTNTSSGGSSSSGSSGSGSSTTTPTADNGSWLSGGTDSMTADFPADSIFENSSTCSVELTGQQTEGPCYFDSDYLDDISEGQTGLPMQLCLQLIDAQCNPLSGYEIEVWHCDVVGIYSGDTTGSSDTNGFNSSFCTGNDSEALQARWFRGIAVTDSSGRVNFKTCFPGWYASRAIHIHFRVKNNNNDELISQFGFDDDFCTDICTSHSDYINHGAPDTYLTNDTVFGSDYNEYVFNLEQNDDGSLLAYKRIIIS; the protein is encoded by the coding sequence ATGACTCAATCCACCGAATTTAACACGCGCAGAAAAACCCTTAAATCCATTGCCTCCTTAGCGGTAGCAACCCCTGTAATTATGCTAACAGGATGCGGCGGCAGTGGTGGTTCTGGCACCACAACGAATACCTCGTCCGGCGGTTCATCTTCGTCTGGGAGTAGCGGATCAGGTTCGTCAACAACGACGCCAACTGCCGACAATGGGAGCTGGTTAAGTGGTGGAACCGATAGCATGACCGCAGATTTTCCCGCTGACAGCATTTTTGAAAATAGCAGTACCTGCTCTGTTGAGCTAACGGGCCAGCAAACGGAAGGGCCTTGCTATTTTGACTCTGACTATCTCGACGATATTTCAGAAGGGCAAACTGGCTTACCCATGCAACTATGCTTACAGCTCATTGACGCGCAATGTAACCCGTTATCGGGTTACGAAATAGAAGTATGGCATTGTGATGTTGTTGGCATTTATTCAGGCGATACCACGGGCAGCAGTGACACCAACGGGTTTAATTCTTCTTTTTGTACCGGGAATGACAGTGAGGCGTTGCAGGCGCGCTGGTTCCGTGGCATTGCGGTGACGGATAGCAGCGGTCGCGTAAATTTTAAAACCTGCTTCCCGGGCTGGTATGCTAGCCGTGCTATTCACATTCACTTTAGAGTGAAGAATAACAATAACGACGAGCTGATTTCCCAGTTTGGCTTTGATGATGATTTCTGCACAGATATCTGTACCAGCCATTCTGACTATATCAATCACGGTGCGCCAGATACATACCTGACCAACGATACGGTATTCGGCAGTGATTACAACGAGTATGTGTTCAACCTCGAACAAAATGACGACGGCTCCCTGCTGGCCTACAAGCGCATCATCATCTCCTGA
- a CDS encoding DUF4393 domain-containing protein has product MTDKEESNNVEGTINAVTGLVKEVPIYNDAIQPFAKEVGKSLETVGKTVNLALAPIRAMIWGADRIEEFVNTKVAKRLEQVPIENIQTPDPSVAGPALESLKYNGHKETLADLYANLIASAMDKSSSKLAHPGFVEIIRNLSSDEAKIFNFLSTANVQPICNISSSVQNSNGRNIVAELVSHIGVDSKVQHNDLMPSYLTNLERLGLIDIPRETYLTQKDSYKRLEEDPSVRALLNQINAENQALGITGKIDKFIVKVTSFGKLFGQACVKKPNKPL; this is encoded by the coding sequence GTGACTGATAAAGAAGAAAGTAACAATGTAGAAGGGACCATTAATGCGGTTACTGGCTTGGTCAAGGAAGTTCCAATCTATAACGATGCCATTCAACCCTTTGCAAAAGAAGTCGGAAAATCTTTAGAGACTGTTGGTAAAACAGTAAATTTAGCATTAGCCCCCATTCGCGCGATGATCTGGGGCGCGGATAGAATCGAAGAATTTGTAAATACAAAAGTTGCAAAAAGACTCGAGCAGGTTCCGATTGAAAATATTCAAACACCAGACCCTTCAGTCGCAGGACCAGCTTTAGAATCACTAAAATATAATGGGCATAAAGAAACTCTAGCTGATCTCTATGCGAATTTAATAGCTTCTGCTATGGATAAAAGCTCGTCAAAGCTTGCACATCCAGGTTTTGTCGAAATAATTCGAAATTTATCCTCTGATGAGGCCAAAATTTTTAACTTTTTATCAACTGCGAATGTTCAACCTATTTGTAATATAAGTAGTTCAGTCCAAAATTCTAATGGAAGAAACATAGTTGCTGAACTTGTGTCCCATATCGGAGTAGACTCTAAAGTTCAGCATAATGATTTAATGCCAAGTTATCTTACTAATTTAGAAAGGTTAGGGCTTATTGATATACCGAGAGAGACTTATCTAACTCAAAAAGACTCTTACAAAAGGTTGGAAGAAGACCCTTCAGTTAGAGCACTTTTGAATCAGATAAATGCAGAAAACCAGGCACTAGGAATTACTGGCAAAATAGATAAATTTATCGTCAAGGTAACTTCATTTGGCAAACTTTTTGGTCAAGCTTGTGTGAAAAAACCTAACAAGCCACTATAG
- a CDS encoding M14 family zinc carboxypeptidase yields MTAHPHLPVAEIATKFDEMHWPSLNKVHLTAEDISPVINQIAEQSGIALTQIGTSYEGRPVSRFSLGSGKCVILAWTQMHGDEATATAAVLDWLHILLNGQLNGLPANWQSQVTLHVIPMLNPDGAQRRTRVNAQGIDINRDARTLQSPEGQILQQQVATLSPDIAFNLHDQNPYYTTGVSSNPATIAFLAPAYHEDKHVDGPRLRAKQLIAHMAGVLSHFIPQCIGRYDDTYSFRSFGDNIAASGASTILIESGAAINDPNRQIARKMNVIGLQTALESLLTNQFTQYSLADYYRIPDNREDGLCDVKIHDVTLGCDKPYVADISIVTDRKTGKSRIEAIGDLRTVYGFENIDATGLATLPPKAFTVSSPLTLNDQSYKALLSQGYSYFVDEKALLNIDTTLPVLVSDTDKNTPAIMPGEVPNFVLQHVATGEIKEAVILGERIVL; encoded by the coding sequence GTTATTAACCAGATAGCGGAACAATCCGGTATTGCACTGACGCAGATAGGTACATCTTATGAGGGTCGTCCGGTTTCCCGCTTTTCGCTGGGCTCAGGAAAATGCGTCATCCTGGCCTGGACACAAATGCACGGTGATGAGGCTACCGCCACTGCCGCTGTTCTGGACTGGCTGCATATCTTACTGAACGGGCAGTTAAACGGGCTTCCGGCAAACTGGCAGTCTCAGGTTACCCTGCACGTCATTCCCATGCTTAATCCCGATGGTGCGCAGCGACGCACCCGGGTCAATGCTCAGGGAATTGACATCAACCGGGATGCCAGAACGCTGCAGAGCCCTGAAGGTCAGATCCTGCAACAGCAGGTAGCCACATTGTCGCCGGATATTGCTTTTAACCTGCATGATCAGAACCCCTATTACACCACAGGGGTATCATCGAACCCGGCAACCATTGCTTTTCTGGCACCGGCGTACCATGAGGATAAACATGTAGACGGACCGAGGCTTCGTGCCAAACAGCTTATCGCCCATATGGCCGGTGTACTCTCACACTTTATTCCTCAGTGCATAGGCCGCTATGACGACACCTATTCTTTCCGCTCATTCGGTGACAATATCGCCGCTTCCGGCGCGAGCACGATTTTGATAGAAAGCGGTGCAGCAATTAACGACCCCAACCGGCAGATTGCAAGGAAGATGAACGTCATCGGACTGCAAACCGCGCTGGAGAGCCTGCTCACAAACCAGTTCACACAATATTCACTGGCAGACTATTACCGCATTCCGGACAACCGCGAGGACGGTCTGTGCGACGTAAAAATTCATGACGTGACGCTGGGGTGTGACAAGCCTTATGTAGCTGACATCAGCATAGTGACCGACCGCAAAACCGGAAAAAGCCGCATAGAAGCCATTGGGGATTTGCGCACGGTTTACGGCTTTGAAAACATTGATGCCACGGGACTGGCAACCCTTCCGCCAAAAGCTTTCACAGTCAGCTCACCTCTGACGCTTAACGATCAGAGTTATAAAGCCTTGCTGTCACAAGGTTACAGTTACTTTGTCGATGAAAAGGCATTACTCAATATCGACACGACCCTGCCCGTGCTGGTATCAGACACCGATAAAAATACCCCCGCAATTATGCCAGGGGAAGTGCCAAACTTTGTTCTGCAGCATGTAGCTACGGGCGAGATCAAAGAGGCAGTGATTCTTGGTGAGCGGATTGTTCTTTAA
- a CDS encoding acyltransferase family protein, producing the protein MKRLISLDVLRGLTIVLMVLVNNPGSWQTVYWPLLHAKWHGLTPTDLVFPFFIFVMGVAIPFSSTHQQSRSAVFMLARILKRSALLFLCGVFLALFYYNPYNADFDWMRDRLESIRVMGVLQRLALVYFFTAILAIFLRIRGLGLAAILLVAAYWAAMTFIPYADASGTVYQGQWAFGNSLSAWVDANVLGEQHVYYPDAKPFPFDPEGVFSTIPAISTCLIGVVCGLWLQRQPQVPAPKMMCSGFLLALFGGVLALWVPVNKALWSPSYTMLSAGCAMACLAFLHWIVDLRGYQRWAHPFVVAGANSIVFFMLSGIAARLLFMIPAGSGSLKGTLYQSVFLDYFSPFNASFLFAVSFLCVMYLPVWWMYRNKWFVRL; encoded by the coding sequence ATGAAGAGATTGATTTCCCTGGACGTACTGCGGGGGCTTACCATTGTGTTAATGGTTCTGGTGAATAACCCCGGAAGCTGGCAAACCGTTTACTGGCCTTTATTGCATGCTAAGTGGCACGGATTAACACCAACCGATCTGGTGTTTCCTTTCTTTATTTTTGTTATGGGCGTGGCAATCCCTTTTTCGTCGACCCATCAGCAAAGCCGTTCTGCGGTTTTCATGCTGGCAAGAATACTCAAACGCAGTGCATTGCTGTTCTTATGTGGCGTGTTCCTCGCGCTGTTTTACTACAATCCTTACAATGCGGATTTCGACTGGATGCGGGATCGGCTGGAAAGCATCAGGGTGATGGGGGTGCTGCAGCGTCTGGCACTGGTTTATTTTTTTACTGCAATACTGGCGATATTTTTACGCATTCGCGGACTGGGGCTCGCTGCCATTTTGCTGGTGGCGGCGTACTGGGCGGCAATGACGTTTATTCCTTATGCCGATGCAAGCGGCACCGTATATCAGGGGCAATGGGCATTCGGCAACAGCTTATCGGCGTGGGTAGATGCTAATGTGCTGGGTGAGCAGCATGTTTACTATCCTGATGCTAAGCCGTTTCCCTTCGATCCGGAAGGGGTGTTCAGCACCATCCCGGCTATATCAACCTGTTTGATTGGCGTGGTATGTGGCTTATGGTTACAGCGGCAACCTCAGGTGCCAGCTCCAAAGATGATGTGCTCAGGTTTTTTATTAGCGTTATTCGGCGGTGTGCTTGCACTTTGGGTTCCAGTCAATAAAGCGCTGTGGTCGCCCAGTTATACGATGTTGTCGGCTGGATGCGCTATGGCGTGTTTAGCGTTTTTGCACTGGATTGTAGACTTGCGCGGTTATCAGCGTTGGGCTCATCCCTTCGTGGTGGCAGGCGCAAACAGTATCGTGTTTTTCATGTTATCCGGCATTGCTGCGCGGCTGCTTTTCATGATTCCGGCGGGGAGCGGCTCTCTGAAAGGGACGCTTTACCAGTCTGTATTCCTTGATTACTTTTCGCCTTTCAATGCGTCTTTCCTGTTTGCGGTAAGTTTTCTTTGCGTAATGTATTTACCGGTATGGTGGATGTACCGGAACAAGTGGTTTGTGCGGCTGTGA
- the pbp4b gene encoding penicillin binding protein PBP4B, with amino-acid sequence MSLLSRHFRFLVATCAVATMIGCAGGYTSMPSKNTGERVKVLVMHFTAIDYQKSVHALVDEGGLSSHYLVTDPSDPTFPGDEASVLQLVPESKRAWHAGKGEWQTRNHLNDTSIGIEIVNVPQCQRDNETAASRSEHGSNRLCVFPDYHPEQIQVLIALAKDILARNPDISPTAVVGHADIAFNRKNDPGPRFPWYQLYLEGIGAWYDTGTLTTYWQRFNRALPSVSLMQAALHTYGYGVVETGIMDEQTINALSAFQMHFVQDNVTGAMNSRTAAALFALLDKYFPQKAKALNTRYARETALKAAPAEEKRPQSGQIDSDFPQQDRSSRKEVNDKVAFKAYKGRGEILLTPATTINATVKVNGETLNIASPLEAGHTYSYSLKKRTHNGTNTLEVQSDSESDALHITIPWPALTDETQKWQQAFRPVDALIQQDIEDGFPGAVLLVIKDGAVIKRTAYGNALLYDETGTRLTKPEPMTPDTLFDVASNTKMFATNLALMKLVSEGKLSIDAPVYQYLPEYAGGGREARTVRDLLSHQSGYGPEVRFFAPGERYGESFRSRDKSHTSTLLTTAVPFQISKGAQATYSDTNFMLLGLLVERITGMSLDRYCEQFIYGPLKLNHTVFNPLKKGFAPSQIAATEINGNTRSHNIDFPGIRTYTLRGEVHDEKAWYSMGGVSGHAGLFSTVDDFAVLIQTLLNGGGYGQVALTDRDTISLFTAPSPLNPGFGLGWRRGSNGSNRWHFGPYASSQAFGHTGWTGTATVIDPAQDLGIVLFTNARHTPVEKQSTGNLQFAGSEFETAKYGSVITRVYEAILNH; translated from the coding sequence ATGTCACTCTTATCCCGACACTTTCGCTTTCTGGTCGCTACCTGCGCGGTTGCCACAATGATTGGCTGCGCCGGCGGTTACACCAGTATGCCATCGAAGAATACCGGTGAACGGGTGAAAGTGCTCGTTATGCATTTTACCGCGATAGATTACCAGAAAAGTGTGCATGCTCTGGTGGATGAAGGCGGGCTGAGTTCGCATTACCTGGTCACCGATCCGTCTGACCCCACGTTTCCGGGTGATGAGGCATCTGTGCTGCAGCTTGTGCCTGAATCGAAACGCGCCTGGCATGCCGGTAAAGGTGAGTGGCAAACGCGTAACCATTTGAATGATACATCCATCGGCATTGAGATTGTGAATGTACCTCAATGTCAGCGGGATAATGAGACAGCGGCCAGCCGGTCAGAACACGGAAGCAACCGCCTTTGTGTATTTCCTGATTATCACCCGGAACAAATTCAGGTGCTCATTGCGCTGGCAAAAGACATACTCGCCCGCAACCCGGACATTTCTCCTACTGCCGTTGTCGGCCATGCAGATATCGCATTTAACAGAAAAAATGATCCGGGCCCGCGTTTTCCATGGTATCAGCTGTACCTGGAAGGGATAGGCGCCTGGTATGACACCGGTACATTAACGACATACTGGCAACGCTTTAACCGCGCCCTGCCCTCAGTTTCATTAATGCAGGCTGCGCTTCACACTTACGGATACGGCGTAGTAGAAACAGGCATAATGGATGAGCAAACCATTAATGCGTTGTCTGCGTTCCAGATGCACTTTGTGCAGGATAACGTAACCGGCGCGATGAACAGCCGCACAGCAGCCGCACTGTTCGCTTTGCTGGACAAGTATTTTCCGCAAAAGGCCAAAGCGCTGAATACCCGCTACGCCCGTGAAACGGCACTGAAAGCCGCACCTGCTGAAGAGAAGCGTCCTCAGTCAGGGCAAATTGACAGTGATTTCCCCCAACAAGATCGTTCCAGCCGGAAAGAAGTGAACGACAAGGTCGCGTTTAAAGCGTACAAAGGAAGGGGCGAAATCTTACTGACGCCAGCCACAACCATCAATGCTACGGTGAAGGTAAATGGCGAAACGCTGAACATTGCCTCTCCCCTGGAGGCCGGTCATACCTACAGTTATTCCTTGAAAAAGCGTACACACAACGGTACGAACACTCTTGAGGTGCAAAGTGATTCAGAAAGCGATGCTTTGCACATCACCATTCCCTGGCCTGCGTTGACTGACGAAACGCAAAAATGGCAACAAGCCTTCAGACCAGTTGATGCGTTAATTCAGCAGGACATTGAGGATGGCTTTCCCGGGGCCGTATTACTGGTTATCAAAGACGGCGCTGTGATTAAACGTACAGCCTATGGCAATGCGCTGCTTTACGATGAAACAGGCACCCGCCTCACAAAGCCGGAGCCGATGACACCGGACACGCTGTTTGATGTAGCCTCTAACACGAAAATGTTTGCAACTAATCTGGCACTGATGAAACTGGTGTCTGAGGGGAAACTGAGTATTGATGCGCCGGTGTATCAGTACCTGCCGGAGTACGCCGGCGGTGGCCGTGAAGCCCGCACTGTCAGAGATTTACTGAGTCATCAGTCCGGCTACGGTCCTGAGGTGCGCTTTTTTGCCCCGGGTGAGCGCTACGGTGAGTCTTTCCGCTCACGGGATAAATCACATACATCAACCTTATTAACCACTGCGGTACCTTTTCAGATAAGCAAAGGCGCGCAGGCTACGTACAGTGACACCAACTTTATGCTGCTGGGACTGCTGGTTGAGCGGATAACAGGCATGTCACTTGACCGGTATTGTGAGCAGTTCATTTACGGTCCGCTTAAGCTTAATCACACGGTGTTTAACCCGCTGAAAAAAGGGTTTGCCCCCAGTCAGATAGCCGCTACAGAAATAAATGGCAATACACGCAGTCACAATATAGATTTCCCCGGCATCCGCACGTACACGCTGCGGGGAGAAGTGCATGACGAAAAGGCCTGGTACAGCATGGGCGGTGTATCGGGGCATGCAGGACTATTCTCCACGGTGGATGATTTTGCCGTGCTGATACAAACCTTATTAAATGGCGGTGGCTACGGACAGGTTGCACTGACCGACCGGGACACTATTTCATTGTTTACCGCTCCTTCCCCGCTGAATCCCGGTTTCGGACTTGGCTGGCGCAGGGGCAGCAACGGCAGTAATCGCTGGCACTTCGGCCCTTATGCCAGTTCACAAGCTTTTGGTCATACCGGCTGGACAGGCACGGCAACGGTTATCGACCCGGCGCAGGATCTCGGTATTGTGCTGTTTACCAACGCCAGACATACACCGGTTGAGAAACAGAGTACCGGCAACCTGCAATTTGCCGGCAGCGAATTTGAAACCGCAAAATATGGCAGTGTGATAACCCGGGTTTACGAAGCAATACTCAATCACTGA
- a CDS encoding phage integrase N-terminal SAM-like domain-containing protein, giving the protein MKSKFLREVYEFMLSRGYAKITIETYLTWITDFIRYHNYARPQEMDDQLVESIVR; this is encoded by the coding sequence ATGAAATCAAAGTTTCTGCGGGAAGTGTATGAATTTATGTTGTCGAGAGGCTACGCCAAAATAACCATAGAAACGTATTTAACGTGGATTACTGACTTTATCCGGTACCACAACTACGCCCGGCCTCAGGAGATGGACGATCAACTTGTTGAGAGTATTGTTCGGTAA
- a CDS encoding damage-inducible protein J, producing MDTRIQFRVDEETKRLAQLMAESQGRTLSDACRELTEELAEQQRKVMTHDQWLTEQVNAAFSKLDSGKSEFVTHEEASLDMEVRKMKIRNRAQK from the coding sequence ATGGATACCCGCATACAATTCAGAGTCGACGAAGAAACGAAACGTCTTGCCCAATTGATGGCTGAAAGCCAAGGGCGTACCTTAAGTGATGCCTGTAGAGAGCTTACTGAAGAACTAGCTGAGCAGCAACGCAAAGTTATGACTCATGACCAATGGCTTACCGAACAGGTTAATGCCGCGTTTAGCAAATTAGATAGTGGAAAAAGTGAGTTTGTTACTCATGAAGAGGCTTCCCTCGACATGGAAGTAAGAAAGATGAAAATTAGGAATAGAGCCCAAAAATGA
- a CDS encoding type II toxin-antitoxin system RelE/ParE family toxin, producing the protein MIVWEKDSLDDREVIFELLYEFNPLAAEKTDAIIVTKVENLIQQPLMGGEREGIPGRLLNIPEVSMVVSYFVRDDIIHILRVLHQKQKFPAGN; encoded by the coding sequence ATGATCGTTTGGGAAAAGGATTCATTGGACGATCGAGAAGTAATTTTCGAGTTACTATACGAATTTAATCCATTGGCTGCGGAAAAAACTGACGCCATCATTGTGACTAAAGTTGAAAACTTGATACAGCAACCGTTGATGGGCGGTGAAAGAGAAGGAATTCCTGGACGGCTTTTAAATATTCCAGAAGTATCAATGGTTGTATCGTACTTTGTAAGAGATGACATAATTCACATTCTCAGGGTTCTCCACCAGAAGCAGAAATTTCCTGCAGGCAACTAA